gtttCCTACTAGGTCCAAGTATTTGAGCCATACAGCATTCTTGGACTTGAACCAGGGGCATCAGAAAATGAAATCAAGAAATCATACAGGAGACTCTCTATTCAGTACCATCCTGATAAAAATCCCGATCCTGGTAAAATGTGTTTCACACTTCTTTCACAGTTGATTGTCTGATATGTAGAAGTCTAGTTTGTGTTAATTTTTTGCTCTTCATTTTCCCCAGAGGCCCATACATACTTTGTTGAATCTATCTCCAAGGCGTATCAGGCGTTAACTGATCCTATATCTCGTGAAAATTATGAGAAGTATGGTCATCCAGATGGGCGCCAGGTAACATGAACATTAGTTATTTGTAACACTTAGTGGATTAGTGGAAAGCTAATCCCTTCCTATAACATCTGAAGCTAACATGAATATTCTATTATATATGTGCATTAGGGGTTCCAAATGGGCATCGCTTTGCCCAAGTTCTTGCTGAATATGGATGGTGCATCTGGCGGGATAATGCTTCTAGGAATTGTGGGGCTTTGCATACTCTTCCCCTTGATGATAGCAGTTATTTATTTATCAAGGTCATCAAAATATACTGGAAATTATGTCATGCATCAAACTCTGTCCACTTATTATTACTTTATGAAGCCATCTCTAGCTCCAAGGTATGAAAACACAAACATTTAATTTTGATATTTGGGCATTtgtttttccaattttttgatatttGCTGATTGGCTTCATGATATGGCATGTTCACTAGAGAAGATTTAGCAGCTGAAGTGAAAATACTCCTTCCTTTCAAATAACTAGACATGAGACATTGCAAATTTTATTGTTAAAGTGAAGCACTCCTGACAATGTCAAATGTGCGACTAACAGTGCCATAAGCACTGGGACAGGATCAAAGATAATACTAAAGTTCACATTATGATTTGTCATCCTAGCTTCAAAATGATCAGAATTTTGATCTGATTCAGTGATCATGATGTTTTTTTACCTGTCTGATTACCACTAGTTGGGCATAATATGGTTCCAAAACTCATATTGTAACACCACGGTAAATTTATAACTCACTGCCTTTAATTTTGGATGATAAGATTTATAGCTGAGAAAACCCTGTTTAAATAAATAATAACGAAACCTACTTTCGCTGATCAATATTAGTAGTCTAAAAGATCTCTTGTTTAGGCAACCTATATAACTAGTGAAGCAAATGCCTGCAAACTTCCTCGTCGGTTTACATCTTCTGTTATGAATTATGGGTTCTTCAATTTTACCACATTTGATCAATGGAACTATTGGTTGCATGTTCCAGCAAAGTCATGGATGTCTTCATCAAGGCTGCAGAGTATATGGAGATGCCAGTACGACGCAGTGATGACGAGCCCCTGCAGAAATTGTTTGTAGCAGTTAGAAGTGAGTTAAATCTAGATTTGAAGAATATTAGAACAGAGCAAGCCAAGTTCTGGAAGCAGCATCCATCACTTGTAAAGGTTGGTCTTTTGTTGGTGCATGCTGTGATACCAAATGATATTTGTGATTTGACAAATCCTTGATGCTTGTATTTTTCAGATGGAACTCTTGATTCAGGCTCATCTTACTCGAGAGTCATTTGCTTTGACACCAGCGCTAGTAAAAGATTACAGGCACATGCTTGAACTTGCGCCTCGTCTTTTGGAAGAACTAGTTAAGGTACAAGATTGTATTTCTCTCTTTGAATTACTTTCTTTGTTAATTGTTTTTTTGAGCAATTGGCAGGAGCTCTGCCTTTAAATATAGAAGAAGAGAATTGGCCACCTAATAAGGAAACTGGCCTAAAACCGATGCAACTTAACTTCACACACACCAGCCCTGAGACTGCGCCCAAGCGAGCCGACAACTTTGTAATCCAACCGACCAGAGTCGACAACACACTCACCATCCTTGAGGGCGCGTCCTAGATAAGCCGACAACTCTACCACCCAAGTGACGAGACTCGCACCCTGCAACACAAAGGTTCTCTCTGGAGCTGCCGCTCGGGCTTCCATACCTGCCCCGAGGCCGTGCACTAGACAAGGCAATGGCCCCACCACCCAAGTGACCAAAACCGACACCCAGCAACACAAAGGCGCTCCCTGGAGGCCGCCGCTTCAGCTTCCACAACGGACTTGAGGGCGCGCACCTGCCTAGCCAACGGCAAAATTGCAAGACAGCACAAGCCTTTGGTGCTTGATAGAGGACAAAGCCGCCAAGgcgacaccggggggggggggcacgggtACGACGCCGCTCCGGCCTTGGCCGGAGAACTCGAGATCCATATGACAGGGAGGTGAAGGGGCTCCACAACGGCACCTTCCAAAGAGGCGAACACTGTCCGAATCTGCCTTCAACATCGATCCGGTTGGTGCTAGGCTTTCACTTGGAGCTCACCATACCCAACGTCATTGCATCAAGCCCCGCCATCCATCAGAGCACGGGTAGCCATACGTCGCAAACAACATGCCGCCACCGACCGTTGTCTCACCACCCTCCATCCACGGCATATAGTCAACCACCAAGCACCACCATGCAAGACACAAGCTGCATCACTTCCTGCCATGACGTGTGTCTCAACCCGCAAGAGGACAGATCTGCGCAAAGGACGCTGGATCTGCGCACGCCCTGCCGTCCCAGTTTCCTCGCTGGAGACCACAGGATCCACGCTGAAGCGACCAAAGCCGCCGTCACCCCACGCCCGCGCAGCCACCCGCTGCCATAAGCCGTCCAGAGGAGCAGCAACGTCACATTAACTGTGAACTCGCACCGGCTTGTCTTCATTAATTGTGAACTTGCACATGCTGTCTCCTCTCCCCATACTATGACCTATGTGTAAAAGCTGTTACAAGTTATGACAGGCACAATTGCATATCAACTGTCTTTTGTTTATGCTGTGTGATCTTGCTGTGTTTAATTATGGTAGCTTTAGGTCAGTTGATGTGGGTTTCGCGTTGGTTAAATTAACTGTTGTGCCAATAGCTGATGTTTAGGATGGCTATCAATACTAGTGAACCATTCAAGCTTACACAGAGCATGATTAACAAATTGTGGCAATTTAATCCTAATAATTTACCCATGAAATATCTAAAGGTACTAAAAGTAATACTCCATTTAGATGACACAGGCATGGTGTGATTTATGTACATTTAGTTCTCTGTAACTTGGTTTTGGTTATACGTTGTTCGTAGTTAACACCTTTAATAAGCCGTCTTTTGTTTATGCCGTGTGATCTTGCTGTGTTTAATTATGGTAGCTTTAGGTCAGTTGATGTGGGTTTCGCGTTGGTTAAATTAACTGTTGTGCCAATAGCTGATGTTTAGGATGGCTATCAATACTAGTGAGCCATTCGAACTTACACAGAGCATGATTAATAAATTGTGGCAATTTAATCCTAATAATTTATCCATGAGATATCGAAAGGTACTAAAAGTAATACACCATTTAGATGACACATGCATGGTATGATTTATGTACATTTAGTTTTCTGTAACTTGGTTTTGATTATACGTTGGTCGTAGTTAACACCTTTAATAAACCGTAAGGGTGGGTTTGCCCGTCTGGTTACATTGGCACAATATGACTCGCGCGTATGATGTAGGATGATTAATTGACAGATCTTGTTGAAGTTTCAAATGTGGAGCTGTGATGGTTTATATTTTTTTATTGACTAGTTCTGTAGAAAATACGTACTACTGTATTAACTAACACATAAGTGTGTTTCCATATTTTGTCTCATGGTTGTAGCTGTATATAAACAGGTGAGCCTGCCTCACAGATGTGCATTATGGCAGGGATGTTTAGTGTCTGGTTTATGCAAATAAGACTTTCGCTTGATTTTCTGTGTGAGACAATATCATGCCTGTTAGTATTAATCTTGTGGTGTCGAGACATTTAAGTATGAATCAGTCATTAGTCTTGAGATCCGAATGCGTGATGCATCACATGTCTAATTGAGTTTACATTGCTATAGCTGACAGTTTTTGTTTGATAAATAACCTTAGCCGTTAAACACGTAGTGCTTCAATAAAAGAAGGGGGGAATTTCTTTGTTGCACTCTGTTATAATTCTTTTTCTTCGCTTTTGCTTCAGTgtacctttttcttcttcttagtatTTGATGGCTCATAAATTATATACTTATTGGTTCGCAGATTGCACTTCTACCGAGGAGTCCCAACGGTTTTGGATGGCTCAGGCCTGCAATTGGTGTAGTTGAACTGTCTCAAAGTATAATTCAGGTATTTTGAAGTTCTCCATGTGCCTTTACTTCAGCTTACTTCTGATGAATAACTTCATGTTTCTGTTGATTTGTATATGTCGATATATATTGTTCCACATTAAACTTTTCTGGTGTAGACTATAATTTGTGTTtatcttagatttttctagattCATCTGGTCTGTTTCACTTCTAAACTTATCTTCTAACCCATCAGTTTAATTGTCCATCCCAACATTTAGATGTTATAAGATCTGCCACCATCCTTTTTGACCATGGATGACTAGTGTTTATTCAAAATCTTGTCCATTTAGTGGTTCGTGTCATTAAGTTGATGTTAAAAGGCCGAATCATATGGTTCACTAAACACGGAATGAATTCTGTCAGTTTGGTATACTTGTTCAGTTTTTCATTTGATCGCAACTTGGGAAGGGTGATTAGATATCTCCAGTTATACTGCAAGTGTTAAGTTGCAGCAAGGCAGCTTATGTCTTGAGCATAGTAGATCCATGCAatgtttttaaggcggtaaggtgatgtgatgtgaggtgctGTAGCACCGTCTCACCTTTTAAGTACTTAAAGCGTAAGGCGATGCGACGCCTTATTAGAcgcataaatactccctccgtcccaaaattcttgtcttagatttgtctaaatacggatgtatctagttacattttagtgttagatatattcgtatctagacaaatctaagacaagaattttgggatggagggagtaatatatggcAGCCGATTAGGAGATTTAACAGCTAGCTGTAACATAAATGCCACCAAAGTTGCTAACATGATAACTGTTAGCAAAGCATAGGCCTCAAATCATCTTGTGTAGATGACAGATCGTCTTTTGAACTAAAGCTTCATTCTCCTCATCTATATATCGTTCCATAGCTTCATTTTTTTTTGTGTTTAAGAAATTGCACATCTCTTTCCTAATTTGCGCGGATGCCTCGGCACACTTATCCACAACACTGAAACCCTAGAAAGGTTCCAGCATGGACTATCTTGCCACACTGTACACATGAGTATAATTTTCCTCTCTAAATCTGGCCAGAACGCCTACTTTGAAGCTGGATCTTGGATGTAGCTAACTCACCTTGATGTGGTAGTTTACCATGGCAATGTGAACAATGAGACACCTTCTGGTCTCAGTGACACTGCATGTGTTTGTTTCGCATTCTGTTTACTTGTCTCAGTCCATTACCATTGCATTCATCTGCATCTGTTAGCAAAATTGGGTTGTAGTTCATCTGTACTTTCACATCTTTTGATCTTAGCTTTTGGCTTCTGTTGTTACATTTTCTTCCATAAGCTTGTTTGTCACCACTGATGGCAATGGAAATAGTTTAATCAAATTTGACTTGGATACATATCTTAGGCTGTCCCTCTCAGTGCTCGAAAAGCTGGTGGAGGTAATTCAGAAGGAATAGCACCTTTCTTGCAGCTGCCACATTTTACTGAAGCAACTGTCAAAAAAATTGCCCGCAAGGTATTCCCTTAACCTTAAAGTTTTCGTACGAAAAGCAGAGTGAACTTTTATTTTGGCTAAATCAGTAGCCTGTCCTTTGGAGGGTAACATCTTATTCTATTTTTAACCGCAGAAAATCAGGGCATTCCAAGAACTTTGCGATATGTCGGAGGTGGAACGTGCCACACTGCTGACACAGGTAGCTGGACTTTCAGAAGAAGAAGCTCGGGATGTAGAGCTTGTACTGGAGATGATTCCTACTGTTGAGGTGGATATTAAATGTGAAACTGAAGGAGAAGAgggcatacaagagggtgatgttGTCACAATGTATGCTTGGGTCTCACTTCAGCGTCGCAGTGGGCTAACTGCTGCCCTTCCCCATGCTCCTTTCTATCCGTTCCACAGGGAAGAGAACTTCTGGCTGCTTCTAGCGGACACAGCGTCAAACGAAGTTTGGTTATCCCAGAAAATCAGCTTCATGGACGAGGCTACCGCCATAACTGCAGCGTCAAAAGCTATACAAGATACCCAGGAAGCATTGGGAGCAAGCCCAAAGGAAATAGGAATTGCAGTTAGGGAGGCGGTTGACAGAGTGAAGAAAGGCAGTAGGCTGGTGATGGGCAAGTTCCAAGCCCCATCAGAGGGCAATCACAACCTGACGTCCTTCTGCTTGTGCGACGCATGGATAGGCTGTGACAGCAAGACTAGCTTTAAGCTGAAGGTTCTGAAGCGCAGCCGCGCGGGAACAAGAACCTATGTGCCTGAAGAAGGGCCAGTGGCAGAGGATGGcattgaggaggaagaggaggaggaagaagaggagtatGACGATTACGAGAGCGAGTACAGTGAGGACgacgaagaagaaaagaagaagggaaagggtaagGTTGCAAACGGAGCAGCACATCAAAGGGCAAGCTCTGATATAGATTCAGGCAGCGATGATTGATACTATACCTTGTGATGTTCAACCATAGATGATTAACATCCATGTTTTTTGCCATTTGACTTGTGAAACTTAGAGAGAAAACATCTCCCATCAACTTATAGAGCATGCGGTAATAGTTACTGGATTTTCCGTTTTGTTTATTATTCTTGCGCTGTATGAATGGAACCAATAATTGAGAATAGGCTGTGAAATCAAACCGGCGGGATTATCTTGGGTTCTCAACATACCTTGAAATGCACtaaacttatactccctccgttcctaaataattgtctttctagagatttcaacaagtgactacatacggagcaaaatgaatgaacctacactctaaaacatgtctacatgcattcgtatgttgtagtccatttgagatggctagaaagacaattatttaggaacggagggagtagttgaaattacggagcaaaatgagtgaacctacactctaaaacatgtctacatacatccgtatgttgtagttcatttgagatggctagaaagacaattatttaggaacggggggagtagtTGAAATCAAATGATTTACTAATCGCAATTCGGAGCTAGGCTAACCTTCCAAATTCTGGGAAGTTCAGTTGCAACCATAAAATTTGTAGCCGAGCCTTTGAACGGTAAATCGATTTAGTTGCGTGCTGGTGTGAGGTTGGtatgaaaatacttgtcatcaaaataaataaaaaggatgtatttagaactaaaatacatctagatacatctttttttattCATTTTAATGACAAATATTTCCGGACAGAAGGAGTACTACGCATTTGTCTTCTTGCTTTTGCCTCTTCCGTATCAACATAGTCCCATTTCTGGTTATTCACGATTTCGAAAGAGTACTTTTTAAACAGCTTTGGCTTTTggcttctttgtttttcttttccacTGAGCACTGGCGAAGCTTGCACAAACTAGGACGAGCCAGTATCAGAAGCCGCACAATTTTTGTAATTTAGGAAGATTATTTTTAACCTTAATAACTTAAATACTCTAATATCTGGAAAAAGAGAGAGCATACTTTCCTTTTTGAGAGGAAAAAAGAGAGTACACTTGAGCATCCACATAGGACATACCctcagtggcggagctagacaaGAATCTGGGGGTCCGCCACAAGAATCTGGtggggcggggaggggggggggggtaaatgatAAAGCTGCgggggtgggtgagggagtcctggattatgggctCCTCAGGTGTCCGGGCTACATGATGTAGGCCGGacagatgggctgtgaagatacaagatagaaggtcttccctcgtgtccggatgagactctccttggcatggaaggcaaacttagcgtgcggatatgaatattcctttctctataaaccgactctgtacaaccctagtcccctccggtgtctatataaatcggagggtttagtctgtagaggcaatcacaatcataattatacatgctagacaattagggtttagccattacgatctcgtggcagatcaactcttgtaacctctatactcatcaaagtcaatcaagcaggacatagggtattacctccatcaagaggggccgaacctgggtaaacatcgtgtcccttgtctcctgttaccattgatccttagacgcacagttcgggaccccctacccgagatctgccggttttgacaccaacattggtgctttcattgagagttccactgtgccgtcgtcaaaaggctcgatggctcaatcaatcatctacaacaatactgctgcgaaggagatttttctccccggtcagatctttgtattcggcggcttcgcactgcgtgccaactcggttggccacctgaagcagatcgacagctacacccctgatCACCAGATCAATTTTGAAAAtttgaactatgtcgctgatatccgaggatacttgatcttccaagggttcgcggcctcaaccaccgctccggccttagatccggagcacgtcatcaggtccgaagacgggagtctagagcccgctGGACACTCTAGGGCCTTAGAGCTCAACACCGAGAGAATAGTGTCTCCGGCAATCATTGCAAGGCCGGACTCTTCTTTGGATTCTACTTCCGAACCCTGGAGGCCCGCGTCAGGCGAGCTTGGTCCGGAAATTTCCGATCATGTCCAAACCCCGCTCTTAAACAAGGCTTTGGACCTAATGCGATCCCTCATCATCACAGATGAATCGCTTCTGAATCACAcctagcccggactaggggctggaaaTAGGAAATTTTActtcccatccaccacccactttatagccactgtcgaggacctaaccgacatgcttgattacgcctccgaagacatcgacggtatggacgacgatgccggagaggagcaggcccaaaacccgccggtcaccggacgttggacggccacctcctcatatgacgtatatatggtggatataCCTAAAAACGGTGATGGCGATGACGAGAAAAATCCAGTCcaggacgaacctcctgagataccgtCGAAACGTCGACgccagcggcgccactctaaatcgcgTCGCGACAAGAACAACAATACCAACACCAAAGACAATGATACTCCGGaaaacgccgaagaccaagaagaccccatcgaaccaacatccgaatagGATGATCGAGAGGAAGGGCAAGTTGACCCTAACAAACAAAcatggaacaacgactcggaggacagtaactatctGCCACTCTTCGAAGACGACGTAAGCCTCAacgacgaagattttatcgtgccagaggaaccactcgaacaagagcgcttcaagcgccggctaatagccatggctagaagcctaaaaaagaaacaatagaagcttcaagctgaccaagacctgctcaacgacagatggactaatgccttggcagccgaagaatacggccttgagcGACCCaaaaagagttacccgaagcgcaagctgctaccccaattcgacaatgaggcgttggagcccataccacccgtGCATAATGCGGCTGACGGACCCGATAGACCACTACGTGGCTAGGACAAAGCGACAActaaagccgaacaccagcccgtaccacctcgccgtaaaagcagagaaacaacagctcgggaagacacatacgacctacgacaggacctgaaAATAGGGCAGGTGAGACCaggtcaatctacggatcgcgggggcgtgccccggcgCGAGAGGCGGGCTATCAAGCCTGGTGCGATAAACACAACCAaccccgggctgaaaaccgcatacggtctccatatgaactgcgtcgtgacatggcccgatacagaggcaccgcacacccctatgcttcaccaatgaggtaatggagcacgagttccctgaagggtttaaacctgtgaacatcgaatcatacgacggcacaatagatcccgcagtatggattgaagattttcttctccacattcacatggcttgcggtgatgatctacacgccatcaaataccttcccctaaaacttaagggaccagctaggcactggttaaatagcctcccagaaaactctactggaagctgggaagactcggaagatgcctctagagacaacttccaaggcacttatgtccggcctccagatgccgatgacctcagtcatatagtccaacagcccggagagtcggccagaaaattctggaccaggttcctaattaaaaagaaccagattgtcgactgtccggacgccgaagccttggcaaccttcaaacacagcatccgcgacgaatggctcgcccgacacctcggccaagaaaagacgaagtccatgacagcccttacaacactaatgacccgcttctgcgcaggcgaggatagctggctagcccgtagcggcAACAGTACCAGTGACCCCGGCACTTCCGAAGCCCGAAACGGCAACGgaaggccccgacgcaacaaacataagcgtcggaGCAAAAATGATGATACAAAGAGTACGACAGTCAACCCTGATTCAATGGCTCCAAATccagtcaatggaagaagccattcaaacaaaaTAAAGATGGTTCATcaagcctggaccgaatacttgatcgaccctgccagatccacaacactcctgataagcctgccaaccataccaacagaagctgttgggtttttaaataggccggcaagttaaatgccgaacataaggagaaagggtcgcccagTGAGGATGACGATGAGGAACCTCGCACACCAAAAACAGGGggtcagaagaaatttccccccgaagtcaaaacgatgaacatgatatacgtcacccatatccccaagagggagcacaagcgcacgctaagggacgtctacgcgatagagccagtcgccccaaaattcaacccatggttgtcctgtccaatcaccttcaatcgcagggaccatccgaccagtatccgtcacggaggttcatCCATAttagt
The window above is part of the Triticum aestivum cultivar Chinese Spring chromosome 2A, IWGSC CS RefSeq v2.1, whole genome shotgun sequence genome. Proteins encoded here:
- the LOC123188957 gene encoding dnaJ protein ERDJ2; translated protein: MAAAEENSSLFLIFILTMIALPLVPYTITRLCHAATKKAKTIHCRCSGCHRSGKYRKSIYKKISNFSTWSNLTILLLWIVVIFLIYYIKLSSREVQVFEPYSILGLEPGASENEIKKSYRRLSIQYHPDKNPDPEAHTYFVESISKAYQALTDPISRENYEKYGHPDGRQGFQMGIALPKFLLNMDGASGGIMLLGIVGLCILFPLMIAVIYLSRSSKYTGNYVMHQTLSTYYYFMKPSLAPSKVMDVFIKAAEYMEMPVRRSDDEPLQKLFVAVRSELNLDLKNIRTEQAKFWKQHPSLVKMELLIQAHLTRESFALTPALVKDYRHMLELAPRLLEELVKIALLPRSPNGFGWLRPAIGVVELSQSIIQAVPLSARKAGGGNSEGIAPFLQLPHFTEATVKKIARKKIRAFQELCDMSEVERATLLTQVAGLSEEEARDVELVLEMIPTVEVDIKCETEGEEGIQEGDVVTMYAWVSLQRRSGLTAALPHAPFYPFHREENFWLLLADTASNEVWLSQKISFMDEATAITAASKAIQDTQEALGASPKEIGIAVREAVDRVKKGSRLVMGKFQAPSEGNHNLTSFCLCDAWIGCDSKTSFKLKVLKRSRAGTRTYVPEEGPVAEDGIEEEEEEEEEEYDDYESEYSEDDEEEKKKGKGKVANGAAHQRASSDIDSGSDD